A single Hippopotamus amphibius kiboko isolate mHipAmp2 chromosome 5, mHipAmp2.hap2, whole genome shotgun sequence DNA region contains:
- the LOC130854410 gene encoding ATPase PAAT-like isoform X2, translating into METEAVHRPLTRRATLASSWDAACGALAQSLHVTRVGLGAADADWEELLAPPATGQDEVILKRNVNSQDESPCFLYLRCDPHGGEEIVSVGILSSARNMEVYLGEEYCGTSRGKNVCSVLDNSEHEKITLYKKYLKLESSTHACKIKLLSFGEKQCVFISKVVVHVRPVSANSSAGGPALGSRIDLERVQTIMESMGLKLSPGAQELMNMVRFQQRNWIDLWKCD; encoded by the exons ATGGAGACCGAGGCTGTACACCGGCCACTGACCCGCCGCGCGACGCTGGCCTCTTCCTGGGATGCCGCGTGCGGAGCCCTGGCCCAGAGTCTCCATGTCACCCGGGTTGGCCTCGGCGCCGCGGACGCCGACTGGGAGGAGCTGCTGGCGCCGCCTGCCACCGG CCAGGATGAGGTGATTTTGAAAAGGAATGTGAACAGCCAAGATGAAAGCCCCTGCTTCCTTTACCTGAGATGTGACCCTCACGGAGGTGAAGAAATCGTTTCTGTGGGCATTTTAAGTTCAGCCAGAAATATGGAAGTGTACTTAGGAGAGGAGTACTGTGGAACCAGTAGGGGCAAGAATGTGTGTAGTGTTCTGGATAACAG tgaaCATGAAAAGATTACTTTGTACAAAAAATATCTGAAGTTGGAGTCTTCCACACATGCTTGTAAGATAAAG TTGCTCTCCTTTGGTGAAAAGCAATGCGTGTTCATCAGTAAAGTTGTGGTACACGTGAGACCAGTTTCGGCAAATTCTTCAGCAGGAGGTCCTGCTCTAGGATCGAGGATAGACCTGGAGAGGGTCCAAACCATCATGGAGTCCATGGGGTTAAAGTTATCACCTGGAGCTCAGGAATTGATGAATATGGTTAGATTCCAGCAGCGG AACTGGATTGACCTCTGGAAATGTGACTGA